The nucleotide sequence GGGTCGTGGCCGGCGGTCGCGCTGACGATCCGGACGATCTCGGCGACGGACGGCGGCTCCGGGTCGCCGGCGTTGAGCACCCGGGTGCCCGGCCGCGCGGCCGCGAGCCGGATCAGCTCGGCGAGGTTCGGCGCACTGGTGGTGTGGAACCGGCTCGCGCCGCCGTACGCCAGCGGGACGCGCGGCCGGCGGGCCAGCGCGCGCAGCAACGGCCAGATCTCACGCGGGCTGCTGCTGCCCGGACCGTGGATGGCGCACGGCCGCAGCACCGTGACCGGCAGCCGGCCGTCGTCGAGCAGGGCGGACTCGAGCAGCATCTTCTTCGTCGAGTACGTGGCCGGTCCGGGCGGCATGGTGGCCTGGGTCTCCGGGACCGGCCCGGCGAACCGCGGGAAGTCGTCCGGCCCGGTCGACCCGTCCAGCGTGCGGCCCGCGTCGTCGGCGTACACCGACGCGCTGGAGACGACGACCAGCGAGCCGACGTCGCCGGCCAGGCCGAGCAGCAGCCGCGCGTCGGCGTCGTCGTACGCGATGGTGTCGACGACGACGTCAGCGCCGCCGGACGCGGCCACCACCCCGGCCAGGTCGGCGCGGTCGGCCGGCCGCTCGACCACGCCGCGCGCGGCCCAGCCGGACGGCTGCGCCACGGTGCCGCGGTGGACCGACGTGACGGTCCACCCGTCGGCGAGCAGGGACTCCACGGTGGCGCGGCCGATCTGGCCGGTGCTGCCGACGACGATCGCGTGACGACTCATGGTGCCCGACGCTAGCCAGCGCGGCGGGTGTCCGTCACGGTCCTCTGCTCAGGGCAGACGCATCACTCGACCGGTGTCAGCGAGGCGGACACCCGGACCACGCCCTCGCCGTACTGCTCGTCCAGCTGCTCCTGCAGCCCGTCATCGATGAACACGTGCAGCTCGACGACGTTGGCGGTGTACTCCGGGCCGACGCGGTTCAGGTTCGGCACGGAGCCGGCCAGCTCCTCCTGGATGGTCGTCAGCTCCGCCATGCTGCGTTCGGCCGCGCCGACGCACAGCGGGCCGCCCCACACCTGTCGCAGCTCGGCCTCGTGCCGCTCGAGGTCACCGGTGAACAGGACGGTCATGACCGCGGGCTCGATCGACTCGTCGACCCAGGTGCCGGCCCAGTCGGGCTGCGTCTCGGTGTACGCGCCGATGGCCGCCTGACCCTGCACGGTGGCGGTGGCGGCGTCGACGACGGCCCAGCCGCCGGCCGGCGGCTCGCACGGTGGCGAGAAGTCGGGCAGCGCATCGTCCGGCACGACCGGCGACGTGGCGGCGCCGGCCAGCGGCGGCTCGGTGAGCGTCAGCGCGGTGCCGTCCCAGGTGCCGGTGACGGAGTAGGACCCCCAGGTCACGCCGTCGGCCGAGGTCGCGTCGGGCGCCTCGTCCCAGTTCCAGTCCGCGACGTCGGGACCGCCGCACTGCGGTGGGAACGAGTCCGCGACGGCCGAGCACAGCTGCGGGCCGTGCCCCTGCCCTTCCAGGACGGTGAAGATTCCGGTGTAGAGCTGTCCGGCGTCGGCGGACGACGGGGGGTCCGACGGCGAGGCGCTGGCGGGCGCCTCCTCATCGCCGCAGGCGGCGAGCATCAGGGCCGCGACCGGCGCGGCGACGATCCACCCGAAGTGACGCATGCCACTTGGACGGCGCCGGGGGTCGCGGCGTTCCGGCGGCGGGCGTCAGTCCACCGGCCGCAGCAGTGCCTCGACCCGCACCATGCCCGGCCCGTACTCGTCGTCGAGCCGCTCCTGCAGGCCGTCGTCGACGACCACCTGGATCCACGCCGTGTTGGCCGGCGTCTCGACCATCCAGGCGAGGGCGTCGTGCTCGGCCGCGATCTCGGCGGCGATGGCCTCCATCTCCTGCTGGCTGCGCTCGGCCTGGCTCACGCAGATGGCGCCGCCGTACAGGCTGCGCAGGACCGCCTCGTGGGTGGCAAGGTCGCCGGTGAACCGCACGTTCACGATGACCTCGGCCGGTGCCGTCGCCGACCGGTCCTCCGGCGCGACGTGGCGGTCCAGCCAGGAGTCGACGTAGCCGGGTGCGGCCAGGGCGTACGCGTGGGCGCGGTCGAAGTCGGCAGCGTGCGTCAGGGCGCCGTGGAAGATCGCCCAGCCGCCCGGCGGGGTCGGGCAGGACGTGTCGAAGCGCTGGCTCAGATCCTCCGGCGGGCCGGGCGGCGGCGGGCGCTCGGGCGGCCTGGTCAGCGTCAGCGCGGTGCCGTCCCACGTCCCCGCGACGTGGTACGTGCCCCACCGCACGCCGTCGGCCGACTCCTCTCCGGTGATGTCGTCCCACGACCAGCCGTGCAGCTCGAAGCCGCCGCCACACTGGGGCGGGTAGGACTCCATGACCGACGAGCAGGCGTACACCTCGCCGTCCCGCGACTCGATGACGGTGAACGTCCCGTCGTAGATCGTCGGCGCGTCGTCGGACGGCACCGGCCGCAGGGCCGACGTCACCCGCACCGCGCCGGGGCCGTAGGTCGCGTCGAGCTGCTCCTGCAGGCCGTCGTCGACCAGCGCCTCGACCTCGACCAGGTTCTCCGGTTCCGAGACCCCGGCGGAGAAGATGCCGAACTCGCCGGCCAGCTCCGCCTGGATCTCCTCCAGCCGGGTGTGCGGGTGCTCGGCCGCCGTGACGCAGAGCGCGCCGCCCCAGACCGCACGCAGGTCCGCCTCGCGCGCGGCGAGGTCGCCGGTGAAGCTGACGTTGAGGATCGCCGCCGCGGCGGCTGCCGACGGGGGCGCGCCGGGCGGCTGCTCCACGGAACGGTCGACCCAGAGCCCGCCGTAGCCGGGGAGACTCTCGGCGTACC is from Jiangella alkaliphila and encodes:
- a CDS encoding NAD-dependent epimerase/dehydratase family protein, with the protein product MSRHAIVVGSTGQIGRATVESLLADGWTVTSVHRGTVAQPSGWAARGVVERPADRADLAGVVAASGGADVVVDTIAYDDADARLLLGLAGDVGSLVVVSSASVYADDAGRTLDGSTGPDDFPRFAGPVPETQATMPPGPATYSTKKMLLESALLDDGRLPVTVLRPCAIHGPGSSSPREIWPLLRALARRPRVPLAYGGASRFHTTSAPNLAELIRLAAARPGTRVLNAGDPEPPSVAEIVRIVSATAGHDPELVPLDGPAPASRVSRTPWSVPRPYLVDMTAATAQLGYAPVASYASAVAETSAWLRERLADRPWREAFPLLAQYYGNRMDDFAAEDELLASLP